The nucleotide window TGGTCGACCAGCTGGGCGCGGATGGCATCAAGGCGATGGCGATCCACGGCAACAAGAGCCAGTCGGCGCGCACCCGCGCCCTGGCCGAGTTCAAGGACAACACGCTGCAGGTGCTGGTGGCCACCGACATCGCCGCGCGCGGCATCGATATCGACCAGCTGCCGCACGTGGTGAACTACGACTTGCCGAACGTGCCGGAAGACTATGTGCACCGCATCGGCCGCACCGGCCGCGCCGGCGCCAAGGGCGAGGCCGTGTCGCTGGTGTGCGTGGATGAGCACGACATGTTGAAAGACATCGAAAAGCTGATCAAGCAAACCCTGCCCCGCGAAGTGATCGCCGGCTTCGAGCCGGACCCGACCGCTCGCCCGCAGCCGATCCAGCTGCGCAGCGGCAACGGCCCGCACCGCAATCCGCGCGCCGGCGGCAACCCCGGCGGCGGCCGAGGCAAGCCTGGCGTGTCGCGCGCGAGCAACGGCAGCGGCGGTGGCAACAGCGGTAGCGCCCGGCCGGCAGCGGCTCCGGGCGTACGCAGCGCCGCACCCCGCGGTGGCCAGCGCCCGGCCGGCAACGCCCCCTCCCGTTCCGGCGGTGGCGGTGGCAGCGGTGGCGGCAACCGTGGCGGCAGCGGCGGCCGCGGGCGCTGATTCCGCCTCACCTGGCGCAGATTCAGGCTTGGCTGGCTGCCGTGTTGGTGGCCAGATGGGAAACCGTGCATAATTGCTAACCCCGCCCGCGGTTGATACCATAGTGGCTTTCAGATAACTAGCCGCACATGACCAACGCACATGCCTAAATTTGCCGCCAACCTGACCGTGCTGTTCACGGAACTGCCTTTCCTGGACCGGTTTGCTGCCGCGCGCGCGGCCGGTTTCGATGCCGTCGAATGCCAGTTCCCCTACGAGCACGAGCCGGCGCTGATCCGGCGCCGGCTCGACGATAACGGCTTGCGCATGGTGTTGCTCAACCTGCCGGCAGGCAACTGGGCGGCCGGCGATCGCGGCCTGGCCTGCGATCCCCGCCGCCACAAGGACTTCCGCAACAGCGTGCACCGCGCGCTGGAATACGCCACGCTGCTCGGTGTGCCCCAGCTGCATTGCCTGGCCGGCGTGATTCCGCCAGGCATGGACTTGCGCCGCGCCCGCGAAACCTACCTGTTCAATGTCGAATACGCCGCGAACCTGTGCGGCCCGCGCGGTATCCGCCTGCTGATCGAACCGATCAACACGGTGGACATGCCCGGCTATTTCCTGTCGCGCACCGAGCAGGCGCTGGACATCATCGCCGCCTGCGACAGCAGCAACGTATTCCTGCAATCCGACATCTATCACATGCACAGCATGGGCGAAGACGTGCCGGCGATGCTGCGGCGCGCCTTGCCGCATATCCGCCACGTGCAACTGGCCGATGCGCCGGGCCGCCACGAGCCCGGCACCGGCGTGATCGACTTCGACGGCGTGTTCGCCCTGCTGGACGAACTGGGCTATGACGGCTGGATCGGCTGCGAATACCAGCCCCTCGGCGACACGGTGGCCGGCTTGCAGTGGCGCAGCGGTGCGTCCGCCGCGGCGCTGCCAGCCGTTGCCTGCCTGAATCCCGCCGCCTGACTTTCCCGCCCGGCTCCCGCTGTTTGCGTTGCCGCAAACAGTGACGCTCTTGCAGGCGCAAGATGTTAATTCCGCTCACGACACGGGAACATCATGCGCCCTTCCTTCCTGCCACGGTTCCTGCCGCCCGCCGGCCGTTCCATCCCCCGCTTTTCGATCCTTCGCTCCCCGATCCTTCGTTCCCCGATCCTTCGCCTGACGATCCTGTTGCTGCTGGCCGCCCTGCTGGCCGGGTGCGCCGGCAACGCGCGCCTGAAGGAAGTGCGTGCCTTTGCCGCCGAAGCGCCCAAGCTGAACGGTTATGCGGAATTGAGCCAGCGTTACCGCGATACGTACCAGCGTGAACAACCCTACCTGAGCCCGGCCGCCGATCGCCGCGAGCAAGCCATCGACGCCCAGCGCCGCGCCGCCTACCCGGACCTGGTGGCGATCCACGAGGCGGTCGTCGCCTACCTGCGCACGCTGGGCAAGCTGGCCGGCGGCGACCAGTTCGACCCGGGCGACCAGATCAAGGATGTGGCGAAAGGCATCAAGGCCTGGCCCGACACGGGCCTGACCGACCGCCACGTGAATGCGGTGTCCGGCCTGGCGCGGCTGCTGGCGCGCATCGGTACCGGGCGCGCCCAGGACCAGGCCGTGCAGGACATGCTGCGCGACGGCTACGAGCCACTGCGTGACTCGCTCGACGCGATGAGCACCGTGCTGCGCTATTACGACAAGAACCACGACAACGAGCAGGCCATCGTGATCGGCATGCTGGAAACGGAGATCCCGTTTGCCGACAGTCCGCAGGAGCGGCTGCTGGCGGCCCTGGCGAAAGCCCACCGGCAGGACAAGCTTGATGAATACCGGCTGCTGGGCCGGCGCCACACGCTGGCCCGGCAGCACGTGCAGGCGATCCGCGACCGGCATGAAGCGCTGTACCGTGGCCTGGCCCCGGCGCCGGCCGATCCGCAACCGGCGGCACGCGTTGCCGCCAACCAGGCAGGAGGCACGCCATGAACCAGACCACCAGCACGGGCGCCACAGGCGCCGAAGGCACCGGCGGCACCAGCGACACCAATCGCACCGACGACACCAAGGGTGCCGGCGCGGCTGTTTCCATGTCCCCCGCGGACATCGAAGCGCTGGCCGACAGCCTGTCCGACAGCGCGCATGTGCTGCACAAGCGCATCATGGCGGCAATCCGCAAGAATGCCGCCACCTCCGGCCAGGCGATCTCGCACGGCGAGGCGCAGGCGCTGTTCGAGCAGGAAATCGCCCTGCGCCAGCAAGCCAACGCCCTGTATGCGGACGCGACCGGATACGCCGCCCGGGCGCTGGCCCTGCCCGCCCGCGAACTGCTCGACCTGGCGGCGCGTGCCCGCGAGCACATCCGGCGCATCGACCGCGCGAAGGAACTGGCCGGGATTGCCTCGGCGCTGCTGAACGCGGCCGCCGCGATCGCGGCATTGAAGCCGGAAGCCCTGGTGCCCGCGCTGGAAGACCTGAAGGAACACCTCGCCGCATTACCGGACACTGCCAAGAAGGCCTCCCTCCCCGCCGGGGACGGGCATACAATGGAGACATGAATGCCCTGACCCCGGTCCAGCGCGCGGCGCTGCATGCCTCGCTCGAGCAGCGCAAGCTCGCGCTGCTGCGGCAGCTTGCGGCCCGGCCGGCGGGCGAGTCCAACCGTGCCCAGGCTGTCGAGGAAGTGGAAACCTCCCCCGCCGACAGCGCCAGCAACCGCACGCTGAACCAGCTGGAAGCGGAGGCGGACGAACTTCGGCTGGCGCAACTGTCGTCGATCCGCCACGCACTGGCCAAATTCGACGGCGACGATGACGGCCCGCATGGCGATGGCGGCCATGGTGGCGGCGGCGGCGAGGCCGGCGACTATGGCGATTGCGAAAACTGCGGCGAGCCGATCGGCTATTCCCGGCTGGAAGCCCGCCCCGAGGCGCGCTTCTGCATCGCTTGCCAGACCCGGCTGGAGCAGCACCGGCGTTGAGCACGGGGGGCTGCCGGCGCCGTGATGTGCGCAGCCACCCCGCCCACCCGTCCTATAATTCCCCCATGGGCTACAAGACGATCGTGGTACACGTGGACGAGGCACCCCACTCCGCGGCGCGGGTGCTGATGGCGGCCGACCTGGCGCTGCAGCACGGCGCGCACGTGATCGGCGTGGCGCTGACCGGCGTCTCCCGCTTCCTCTACCAGAACGAGATGGTCGACGACGAAGACCCCAACCTCGCGCTGCATCTCGACGTGCTGCGCGAGCGCGCCCGCCGCGCGCTGGCCGGCTTCGCGCCGCAGTTGCACGCGCTGGGCGTGCACAGTGTCGAGGAACGGGTGCTCGACGACGAACCCGGCGCCGGCCTGGCACTGGTGGCACGGCATGCGGACCTGGCCATCGTCGGCCAGGCGCCGCCGGATGGGCGCAGCGGGTCTCCGGCGGCGTTCCCGGCCGAGGTGCTCACCGAATCCGGCTGCCCGGTAATGGTGGTGCCCTTCACGGCACGCCCGCGCGGTTCGATTTCCGTTACCCCGGCGGGCGTGGCAAGCCCGGGCGCGCCGGCACCCGGCCGCCACATCCTGGTCGCCTGGAATGCCAGCAAGGAAGCCGCGCGCGCCGTGCGCGAGGCGCTGCCGCTGCTGGCGCGGGCCGACAAGATAACGCTGGCGATGATCGATGCCGACCTGCGCCCGGCGGCATTCGGCGACACGCCGGGCGCCGACGTGCTGGCATGGCTGGCGCGCCACGGCATTTCGGCCGATACCCAGGTGCGGCAGACAGCCCGCCAGGGCTTGCTGAAGCGTCCGGGCGATGTCGGCGAGGCATTGCTGATGCTGGCCGGCGAAACCGGCTGCGATCTCGTCGTGCTGGGCGC belongs to Pseudoduganella albidiflava and includes:
- a CDS encoding universal stress protein produces the protein MGYKTIVVHVDEAPHSAARVLMAADLALQHGAHVIGVALTGVSRFLYQNEMVDDEDPNLALHLDVLRERARRALAGFAPQLHALGVHSVEERVLDDEPGAGLALVARHADLAIVGQAPPDGRSGSPAAFPAEVLTESGCPVMVVPFTARPRGSISVTPAGVASPGAPAPGRHILVAWNASKEAARAVREALPLLARADKITLAMIDADLRPAAFGDTPGADVLAWLARHGISADTQVRQTARQGLLKRPGDVGEALLMLAGETGCDLVVLGAYGHSRFRETLLGGVTRTVLEAMTVPVLMAH
- the hyi gene encoding hydroxypyruvate isomerase translates to MPKFAANLTVLFTELPFLDRFAAARAAGFDAVECQFPYEHEPALIRRRLDDNGLRMVLLNLPAGNWAAGDRGLACDPRRHKDFRNSVHRALEYATLLGVPQLHCLAGVIPPGMDLRRARETYLFNVEYAANLCGPRGIRLLIEPINTVDMPGYFLSRTEQALDIIAACDSSNVFLQSDIYHMHSMGEDVPAMLRRALPHIRHVQLADAPGRHEPGTGVIDFDGVFALLDELGYDGWIGCEYQPLGDTVAGLQWRSGASAAALPAVACLNPAA
- a CDS encoding TraR/DksA family transcriptional regulator, with the protein product MNALTPVQRAALHASLEQRKLALLRQLAARPAGESNRAQAVEEVETSPADSASNRTLNQLEAEADELRLAQLSSIRHALAKFDGDDDGPHGDGGHGGGGGEAGDYGDCENCGEPIGYSRLEARPEARFCIACQTRLEQHRR